One region of Bacteroidota bacterium genomic DNA includes:
- the vgrG gene encoding type VI secretion system tip protein VgrG, translating into MTTYLNAPEVKIQIADEEVIFNNLVLEQSVAKHHHFSFQWKYKDFMSNSDIQTQVMNFISKEVSITMGQNKFKGIITEISIEDRDDSHVFHISGQSHTILLEDAPRSTSYYKKPLDQIVKKSCGDSGVNVTADPENKDEQHYIAQYNETDFQFISRLATRFGEWFYYDGEKLNFGKTKNSGLTLQNGVDIQHITYQANLQPNKFSYSGTDAHKGEKIEGDMAALKSGDGFSQPALSKSKSLFARTDPNRRVHLLNVVNKKQLDITKDLDSKAATARALTVRGQSSKAELKPGHRFKISSGGNSPEYIVLSVTHSSARLGNYSNSFTAIPAKVEVPPYTNPHVFRKGEMQPAIVKDNKDSDKLDRVKIKFSWSEISPWVRIATPHSGKGKGWHFIPEIGEDVMVDFEGGDVDKPFIVGSLYTGAAKSGLGDDNNDIKSLKTRSGNTIIMNDKDGSITIQDAKGSVLILKGDDTIELKSKKKILIKSSEIDIKADNNINIQAGGELNLKSTKAMSLSTQDSMKQDSMKEFKVSTMDKLTTSSMMDTKISATMNLSLQGTVKAEMKGTMVSVQGTTMTEVKGAMVMIN; encoded by the coding sequence ATGACTACCTATCTGAATGCCCCGGAAGTTAAAATTCAAATCGCTGATGAGGAAGTGATCTTCAACAATCTCGTCCTGGAGCAATCCGTTGCAAAACATCATCATTTCAGCTTCCAATGGAAATACAAGGATTTCATGTCGAATTCTGATATCCAGACTCAGGTCATGAATTTCATAAGCAAGGAAGTTTCCATAACCATGGGACAAAATAAATTCAAAGGGATAATTACCGAAATCAGTATTGAAGATCGGGATGATAGTCATGTTTTCCATATTTCCGGGCAGAGTCATACAATACTGCTTGAAGATGCACCACGTTCAACTTCTTATTATAAAAAACCACTGGATCAGATTGTAAAAAAATCGTGTGGCGACAGTGGCGTTAATGTTACTGCTGATCCGGAAAATAAAGACGAACAGCATTACATTGCTCAATACAATGAAACCGATTTTCAATTTATCTCCAGGCTGGCTACACGTTTCGGTGAGTGGTTTTATTATGATGGAGAAAAATTAAATTTCGGAAAAACAAAAAACAGCGGTCTGACTTTACAGAATGGAGTGGACATCCAACACATTACATATCAGGCCAACCTCCAACCGAATAAGTTTTCATACAGCGGCACTGACGCGCACAAGGGTGAAAAAATTGAAGGCGATATGGCGGCATTGAAATCCGGGGATGGTTTTTCACAGCCTGCATTATCAAAATCCAAAAGCCTCTTTGCAAGAACTGATCCGAACCGAAGAGTGCATTTGTTGAATGTTGTAAACAAAAAACAGCTAGACATCACCAAGGACCTTGACAGTAAAGCGGCAACGGCAAGAGCACTTACTGTGCGGGGTCAAAGCAGTAAGGCGGAATTAAAACCAGGCCATCGGTTTAAAATTAGTTCCGGTGGTAACAGCCCTGAATATATTGTCCTTTCGGTAACACACAGTTCAGCCCGACTGGGAAACTACAGTAACAGTTTCACTGCGATTCCTGCAAAAGTTGAAGTTCCTCCTTATACAAATCCTCATGTTTTCAGAAAAGGAGAAATGCAACCTGCAATTGTAAAGGATAACAAGGACAGTGACAAACTGGATCGTGTAAAAATAAAATTTTCATGGTCTGAAATTTCTCCATGGGTAAGAATTGCCACCCCACATAGCGGAAAAGGAAAGGGATGGCATTTTATTCCTGAAATTGGCGAGGATGTAATGGTGGATTTCGAAGGCGGAGATGTTGACAAACCTTTTATTGTAGGCTCTTTGTATACCGGTGCCGCTAAATCCGGATTAGGTGATGACAACAACGATATCAAATCCTTAAAAACCAGAAGTGGAAATACCATCATCATGAATGATAAGGATGGCAGTATTACCATTCAGGATGCAAAAGGAAGTGTATTGATTTTAAAAGGTGACGACACAATCGAATTAAAATCCAAAAAGAAGATTCTGATTAAATCGTCGGAAATTGACATCAAAGCTGACAACAACATAAATATACAGGCTGGTGGTGAGTTGAATCTCAAATCAACGAAAGCAATGTCTCTCAGTACGCAAGATTCCATGAAGCAGGATTCCATGAAAGAGTTTAAGGTTTCCACTATGGACAAGCTTACTACCAGTTCAATGATGGACACGAAGATTTCAGCGACCATGAATCTGTCCTTACAAGGAACAGTGAAAGCAGAAATGAAAGGAACAATGGTATCTGTTCAGGGGACAACGATGACAGAGGTTAAAGGTGCGATGGTAATGATCAATTAA
- a CDS encoding phage tail protein codes for MSFKATLTIEGKTWRVFSCRYAFQQPTDSSGLPSSRVHGGTVELEVESTGDLSLAQWTLDPTMVKDGKITFYQRDGEQRLKEIEFKTAFMVSYVDSFSNFGDNAMVERVIISANQLTITSTSSSGGTVVEHRNLWPTNE; via the coding sequence ATGTCATTTAAAGCCACATTAACCATAGAAGGAAAAACCTGGAGGGTCTTTAGTTGTCGCTATGCTTTTCAGCAGCCCACTGATTCATCCGGACTTCCAAGTTCCCGTGTACACGGTGGAACAGTTGAACTGGAGGTAGAATCCACAGGAGATCTTTCGCTTGCCCAGTGGACACTTGATCCAACAATGGTGAAAGACGGGAAGATCACCTTCTACCAGCGTGATGGCGAACAGCGATTGAAAGAAATAGAATTCAAAACAGCTTTCATGGTCTCTTATGTTGACAGCTTTAGCAATTTCGGAGATAATGCTATGGTTGAACGTGTGATCATTTCCGCGAACCAACTCACGATCACCAGTACATCGAGCTCAGGTGGCACTGTGGTTGAACACCGAAATTTATGGCCTACAAACGAGTAG